The region TTTCCGGGAGCGGCGGTCTTTTCCTTGTCATAGCTTTAAATGATGCTGCCGTGGCTCGAAAGATGGTGAGGCTCATCAAAGGCGCTTTGGGGGTGGAGCCGGAGATAGCAGCGGAGAAAAGCCCAACTGGGCGCAGGATTCGCAGGTATGTCATCAGGATAGCGGTCGAGACTGGCATGAGGACCATGCTAAGGCGGCTTGGGATAGAAAAACAGATATCAGGGTCTAGACCTCTCATGAAATCAGGCCTTCTTCGTAATAAATGCTGCAGGAGAGCCTATCTCAGGGGGGTCTTCCTAGCTTGTGGATATGTGGCTGACCCCGAGAGGGGTTACCACTTGGAGATGACCATATTCTCTGACCGCTATGCAGAGGAGATAAGGGCACTTTTGGCCTCCCTCGACCTTGAAGCTGGATCATCAGTGAGAGGGGGATTGCACGTGGTGTACCTTAAAGGCTCTGAGGCGATCTTTGAGCTCCTGGCGATGATGGGAGCACATAATTCGGCATTGAGACTGCAGAGTGTCCGGGTAGACAGGAGTATCAGAAATGATGTAAACCGGCTGGTGAATTGTGATACCGGAAATGTGTCAAGGATCGTCGAGAGCGCCATGAAACAAGTCGAAGCCATAAAGCTCATCCAAGAACATATTGGGCTTGGAAAACTAAAGCCGGCTCTCAAGGAAATCGCCCAGCTCAGATTGATGTACCCCGAATCCAGCCTGAACGAGCTCGTAGAGCTGCTCGGCCGTAAGATTTCAAAATCAGGAGTTGAACACAGGTTGAGGCGAATACTTCAGCTGGCAGAGAAGCTCAAGCATGATGCCACGGGGCATTCAGAAGTAGGCGAGGCTGGAGATGCCGGGGCTTCCATGGATTGTGGATCGCGGCCGTGACCCGGACATAGAAAGGAGATACAGCGCTTTGCTAGAATATATTAATATAAGGGAGAGGTGATGAGGCAAATGCGGATTGGACAGGAATTAGCCTTGAAGCAGATTCCGAAACTGGTCATGACGCCAGAATTGAGGCAGGCGATTACTGTCTTGCAATTGCCCATCATGGATCTTCGTCAATACATCGAAGGTCAGCTGCTGGAGAACCCATTGCTGGAGATTGAAGATCAGGAGCCGTCCGACATCAGTGGGGAACCGGAAGGTCTAACAGAATCTACCGACTTTTCCGCTACCCCCCAGGACAAAGACTTGGACCCCCAGGAGCGGCAGGACGATAAATCTGCTGACATCGATTGGGAGCAATACTTCGCTGATTCTAGCGATGTGGGCTATCGTGAGACTTTTCCATCTGGTTTTGCTGATAAAGATGACACCTCCTTTGAAAACATGGCTACATCCCCACTTTCTCTACATGATCACTTGATGCTCCAGCTTCGCCTTGCTTGCTCTGGGAGAGATTTCACTATCGGCGAATTTATCATCGGAAATATCGACGATGATGGGTATCTGCGCTCAGGTATAGAAGAGATTGCTAGCATGTGCGGAGCGAGCCCCGACCAGGTAATTCATGTGCTTAGGTTGATCCAGTCTTTTGAACCCTCTGGTGTCGGTGCGAGAAATATCGCCGAATGCCTGCTCCTGCAGGTGCGCACCCTGGATCTCGACCCCGGACTTTTGCGATTGGCCGAAGCTGTCATACAAGGCCATCTCGAGGATTTAGCCTATGGGAGATATCACAAGATAGCTGAATCTCTCGGTATCTCGGTTCAAGATGCCCAGAAGGCAGGCGATCTGGTGAGGACCTTGGATCCCAAGCCTGGCAGAGAATTCGGAGGGACTCAGGGCACGAATTATATCATCCCGGATGTCATCATTCAGCGAGTCGGCCGTGAATATGTTGTAATCGTAAACGATCAGGCTGTTCCAAAGCTCACATTGAGCGCGACATATCGCCGGCTTTTACGTTCGCCTGATGAATATGGAGAGGTCGTGTCGGATTTCATAAAGGCGAAACTCAACTCCGCCATGTGGCTCTTAAAGAGTATCGAACGCCGCAGGCTTACGCTCCAGAGAGTTACGGAATGCATCGTGAAGTTTCAGAGGAAATTTCTTGAATATGGCATTGAATATCTGAGACCGCTTACTCTTCGTGAAGTGGCTGATGCTGTCGGTGTCCATGAATCCACCGTCAGCAGGGCTACTAGTGGCAAATATGCGGAAACCCCGCAAGGCACCTTCAGCTTCCGATTCTTTTTTGCAAGTGGGGTATCCACCGCGTTGGGGGATGGCGCCGCTGCGGGGAGCGTCAAGAAGCGGATTAAAGAGCTCATTGAACAAGAAGATGCTAGAAACCCTCTCTCTGATCAGGACATAACAGATGAACTCAGAAAGGCAGGGGTGATGATTTCCCGGCGAACGGTGGCTAAATATCGTGAGGAGCTGGGGATACCCGCTTCGAGCAAGAGGCGCAGATATTGATCAGCCTGGAGTCCGTCATACTTTCGCTCTATCAGGCTGAGGTCATATGGTTCCGGCATGTAGAGGAGCATGTGAAGGAAAGGAATTTATTCAATTCCGGAAGGAATTTCGCAGTCTCCCTCGAATAGTAATTTATGTTGAAGTCGAAAGCCCCTGGGAAGTTTTTTTATGCATCGACTGGGACATTATAGGATATGGGGGGACATTTGAAGTCCCAATATGTAATTCCTGGAGAGAAGTTATTTGGGCGATCTTGGTAGGCTTGTTGCAATTCAGCATAAAATAGCTCCCGAGTTGAGTGAGGTTGTCGAAAGACGATATTCTGTTTTGCGACAGACTCATTTTGCGCAACCTATTGGGAGGAGGACCCTTGCGCAATATACAGGTTATGGCGAGCGAAAGGTCCGCGCAGATATAGCATTCCTGAAGGAACAGGGCCTTGTGAGGGTTGATCCGGCGGGCATTATGCTGACTCAGGAAGGGGAGGATGCTCTCACCATTCTCGCGGACTATGTAAGGGAACTCAGAGGACTGGCTAATCTGGAGGAGGAAATCTCCAGAAGGCTTTCGGTCGAAAAAGTCGTTGTAGTATTTGGAGATTCCGATCAGGATCCTTCTGTAAAGAGGGACATGGGCCGGGTTGCTGCGAAGCTGCTCCGTGAAATGATCCGGGATGATGATATAGTTTCGGTCGGCGGGGGCACCACAATGGCAGAGGTGGCGTCTGCTTTATTGCGGCCGTGGAACAAAAAGGGTGTCATCTTCGTGCCCGCTCGCGGAAGCCTGGGAGATGATGTGGAGATCCAGGCAGACACCGTCGCGGCAGCCATGGCTAAAAATGTTGGTGTGGGCCATCGTTTGCTGGCCGTGCCTGACGATCTTGCGGCTGAGACCTTGTTGAAGATATGTGATGAGCCCAGGATCAAGGAGATACTGGATATCATTCGCCGCGCGAGAATAGTCGTTCATGGAATAGGCACGGTTGACGAGATGGCAAGAAGACGCCGTCTTCCTGAAGACGAGATTCGGCTATTGAAGGAGAGGGGCGCGGTGGCCGAGATGTTCGGGTACTACTTCAATGCATCGGGGGATGTGGTACATGTGACTCCAAGCATGGGGCTCAGACCCGAAGATCTTATAGAAAAGCAGGTTATGGCCGTCGCTGGTGGCGCAAAAAAGGCCGCAGCTATAGCAGCTGTAATGGCCAACCATCCGAGGCAAACCCTCATAACTGACGAGGGCGCCGCGAAGGCCATTATCGGGACATCATGATCATGTCCGGTATATTCGGAAGGGAGGAATAAATATGGCTACAAAGGTAGGAATCAATGGTTTCGGAAGAATAGGGAGGATAGTGTTTAGAGCCGCGATGGGGAATCCAAATCTAGACATTGTCGCGGTGAACGATCTTGCTGACCCAAAGACCAATGCCCATCTTTTGAAGTATGACTCGGTACATGGGATTCTGAATGCTGATGTAGTGGCCAAAGACGATGCTCTGGTAGTGAATGGGAAGGAAGTAAAGGTACTTTCTGAGAAAGATCCCGCGAAGCTTCCATGGAAAGACCTGGGGGTCGAAGTGGTCATAGAGTCAACCGGTATATTTACTGATGGCACAAAAGCAAAGGCTCATCTGGATGCAGGGGCCAAGAAGGTTATAATCAGTGCGCCTGCAAAGAATGAGGACGTCACCATTGTCATGGGGGTCAATGACGGAGTATATGATCCGGCCAAGCATAACATCATCTCCAACGCCTCCTGTACAACCAACTGCCTCGCCCCTGTGGCGAAGGTGCTTCACGAGAATTTCGTGATCAAGAAGGGGCTCATGACCACGGTACATTCTTACACAAATGACCAGAGAATCCTCGATCTGGTACATAAGGATCTCAGGCGTGCCAGAGCAGGAGCAATGTCGATAATCCCCACCACGACAGGCGCTGCTAAGGCAGTCGGACTTGTGTTGCCTGAGCTCAAGGGCAAGCTGAATGGATTTGCCATGCGCGTGCCAACCCCCAACGTATCTGTGGTGGACCTGGTGGCTGACGTAGAGAAAGCGACCAGTGTCGAGCAGGTAAACGCGACTCTCAGGGCCGCTGCTCAAGGGCCGCTGAAAGGGATCATGGACTATACCGACGAACCCCTCGTTTCCAAGGACTTCAATGGCAACCCGCATTCCTCCATAGTCGATGGGCTGTCCACCATGGTCATCGAGGGAACGCTAGTCAAGGTCATTGCCTGGTATGACAACGAATGGGGATATTCGAACCGTATCGTAGATCTTGTGTCGTTTATCGCCAAGAAGGGGCTATAAATCGAAGAAGAAGCGGGGCTCCTCGCGGGCGTTGCATTGGCCTCAGAGGCCGCAGCATGACCGGGGATGGTGATACCGTCCCATTGGACGCGACCTTGCTGCAGGTCGCTCTGTGATCCGAGGCCCTTGGGTAGTAAGGCCTCGGATCAAAGCCACTGGGACGGTATCACGCACACCCGAGTAACTGCCGCCTTATTGGTCGTGGTATAGCCTCGGATCAATGCCAGCCTCAGGGATACCGTCGCTCCCCTGGCCTCCAAGTGTCGGACCAAAGCCACATCACGGGGGAAGGGGTTCATAAAATGAACTTTGAAATGAGAGCGGAGGTCCGTTCAGTTACGGCCACGCGGGCTATTGATGAGAAGGAGGTGCATAATCGTGAATAAGGCTACAGTGAAGGATATTCCGGTTGCGGGTAAGAGGGTGCTGGTGCGAGTGGACTTCAACGTTCCAATGAATGAAAAACAGGAGATCACCGATGATCGTCGTATCCGTGCCGCTATTCCAACGATCCAGTACCTGGTAGACCTGAAAGCAAAGGTGATATTGGTTTCTCATCTGGGAAGGCCAAAGGGGAAACCTACCCCGCAATTTCGTATGGATCCCGTGGCTAAGAGGCTCAGCGAGCTTCTCGGCCGCGATGTGAAAAAAGTTGATGACGTGATAGGCGATGTACCGGCCCGAGCTATCGCTGAAATGAAGGATGGCGACGTCATTCTCCTTGAGAATGTAAGGTTCTATAAGGAAGAGGAAGCGAATGATGAGGGATTTGCGAGAAAACTCGCGGATCTGGCCGATATCTTCGTAAATGACGCCTTTGGCACAGCTCATCGAGCTCATGCTTCCACCGCGGGAGTTGCGAAATTTCTGCCTGCGGTGGCAGGATTCTTGATGCAGAAAGAGATAGAGACCATGGGGAGGGCGCTTGAGAATCCAGTAAGGCCTTTTGTGGCCATATTAGGGGGAGCCAAGGTTTCTGACAAAATCGGGGTAATCAAGAACCTGATCGGAAAAGTGGATACTCTGATCATTGGCGGAGGAATGGCTTATACCTTCTTGAAGGCCAAGGGATATGAAGTAGGGGATTCGCTGCTCGAAGCGGACAAAATAGATCTCGCTTCTTCGCTTATGCAAATGGCGGAGCAGAGGGGCATAGAGTTCCTACTCCCCGTTGATGTTGTCGTAGCCGATAGATTTGCGCCGGATGCAAATGCTAAGATAGTGAAGAGCAGCCAGATTCCCAAAGGCTGGCAGGGAGTAGATATTGGGCCTGAGACAGTCGATGCTTTCAAAGAAGCCATAAAGGGCGCTGGTACTGTAATCTGGAACGGCCCTATGGGCGTATTTGAAATGGAGCGATTTGCGGTCGGCACCAGGGAGATAGCGGAGGCCCTTGCCAAGTCGGGCGCTATCACCATTGTAGGCGGCGGCGACTCGGCTGCAGCCATCGAGCAGATGGGGTATGCGGACAAGATGACCCATGTGTCTACCGGGGGCGGCGCGTCACTAGAATTCCTCGAAGGGCTAGAGCTTCCTGGTGTGGCTGTCCTGCAGGACCGGAAATAGCGGTGTAGATCCATCTATGTTCATCGGAGGTGTGGCGTAATGTCGGGTAGACGGCGCATAATCGCCGGTAATTGGAAGATGTACAAGACTGTGCCGGAGGCTCTCGAACTAATCAATGGGCTGAAGCCGCTGGTGGCAGATATCGTGGATACGGAAGTCGTAGTTTGTCCGCCCTTTACCGCGTTGTATCCTGTGCGGGACGCCTTGTCTGGATCAAACATTGGGCTTGGGGCGCAGGATGTCTTTTGGGAAAAGGAAGGCGCATACACCGGTGAGATAGCTGTGGCCATGCTCAAGGATGTAGGCTGCAGTTATTGTATCGTGGGACATTCCGAAAGACGGAAGTACTTTGGTGAAACCGATGAGATGGTGAATAAAAAGGCCCGGGCACTCCTTGATGCGGGAATCAAACCCATAATTTGCGTCGGGGAAACCCTTGAAGAGCGGGAGGCCGGAAATACGGAGTCTGTCATAACGAGGCAGGTTCGCGGGGCGTTGGCCGGATTTTCGCCGGATGATGGAAAGAGTATCGTATTTGCTTACGAACCCGTCTGGGCTATTGGCACTGGTCATTCTGCGGATGGCAAAGAGGCAAACAGGGTGATAAGGTTGATCCGCGACACTGCTGCAGAAATCCTGGGAGGAGCCGTAGCGCAGGGGATTCGCATCCAGTATGGCGGAAGCGTCAAACCAGAGAATATAGCAGAATTCCTTGGCCAGCCGGAAATTGATGGAGCGCTCGTGGGAGGCGCCAGTCTTAAAGCTAGCTTGTTTGCTCAAATTGTAAAAGAAGGGAAGTGACGCCGCCTATGACGACGATTGTGGAAGTCACTGGAAGAGAGATACTAGATTCGAGGGGAAACCCGACGGTCGAGGTCGATGTCACCCTCGCTGACGGGACGGTGGGCCGGGCCTGTGTCCCATCTGGGGCATCGACAGGGGTCCATGAGGCCCTCGAACTTCGCGACAAAGATGAGAAACGTTACCTTGGCAAGGGCGTCCTGAAGGCAGTCGAGAATATCAATGAAATCATTGCTCCTGAGATTGTAGGCATGGATGCGACTGACCAGATCGGAATCGACAAGGAATTGATCGAGCTGGATGGAACCCCCAACAAATCGAAATTGGGGGCAAACGCTATTCTTGGCGTGTCTCTTGCATGCGCAAGGGCCGCGGCCAATTCTCTGGAGCTGCCTCTGTTCCAATATATCGGCGGGATCAACGCCAAGGTGCTCCCGGTTCCGATGATGAATATTCTCAATGGTGGAAAGCATGCCGACAATAACGTGGACATCCAGGAATTCATGGTGGTTCCTGCCGGTGCCGGTTCATTTGCGGAGGCCCTGAGGATGGGCGCAGAGGTATTTCATAATCTGCGGGCTGTGGTGAAGAAACGAGGAATGGGCACTGCAGTCGGCGATGAAGGCGGCATTGCTCCAAATCTTGAATCAAATGAAGATGCGCTTGCCGTCATAGTGGAAGCCATTGAAAAGGCTGGTTATCAGCCTGGCAAGGACGCCTTCATTGCCATTGATGTGGCGGCTAGCGAGATGTTCAAGGATGGGAAGTATGTCTTCGAGGGCGAAGGCATATCCCGAAATGCTGATGAGATGATAGAATTTTACGAGGGTCTCGTGGGTAAGTATCCTATCATTTCCATTGAGGACCCCCTCTCGGAAGACGACTGGGATGGCTGGAAAAGGCTCACCGATCGTCTCGGGAAGAAGATACAGATTGTGGGAGATGATCTGTTCGTCACCAATACAGAACGAATCGCGCAAGGAATCAGATCTGGCGTAGCGAATTCTGTGTTAATAAAGGTCAATCAGATTGGATCCCTCACCGAGACTCTAGATGCCATCGAGATGGCGCATAGGGCGGGGTACACGGCCGTGATCTCACACAGGTCCGGTGAGACAGAGGATACAACCATCGCTGACATATCGGTTGCGGTAAATGCCGGACAAATCAAGACCGGGGCCCCTTCCCGCACAGACCGTGTCGCCAAATATAACCAGTTGTTGCGGATAGAGGAGCTGCTTGGAGATAGCGCCATTTACCGTGGTAAGAAGGCTTTTGCGGTGCCCGGGCTGCTATAAGCGGGTCGATGGCGATCAATGAAAAATGGAGCTGAAATTCCGCGACTCTTGGCCTGGGGGTAGGGTCCGCACGGGAAGCGAATCAGGGCGGTTTGACGTTACTTGCAGCAGGTCCCGGGTTATGATACAATCCTTTCAGATGTGCCCGTGATGGGGGGTGTAGGGATTGAGGACCGCATTGATAGTCTTCCAATTCATTGTATCCATAGCGCTGATAGCTGTTGTGCTCATGCAGTCCAGCAAGGGCGAAGGTCTTGGGTCCATTGGAGGTGGAGCGCAGTTGTTCTTCTCCAAGAATAAGGGCCTGGACGATTTGTTGAGCAAGGTCACCAGCGTGGTGGCAGTGCTTTTCCTGCTATCCAGTATCATCCTGACCATCGTCGTCTAGAGGATTCCCATGTCCACGAGGATCTCTCAGACCCGGGGCCAAAGGATTTTTCAACTTTCGCGCCAGCCATGTGCCCTGGCATCTAGGCGTATGCCAGGGCGCGTTTGTGAATCAGGGTAGCATATAAGAATATCACAAGCAAATAAGAGGTGACAGAGATGAGTCAAGTATTATGGACAACGCTTGCAGGCTTAATTGGTATCTTATTCGTCATCTACTTGGCAACTGGTGTCCTCAAGAAAGACCCCGGGAACCCTGCGATGAGGGAAATATCCGGAGCCATCCATGAGGGCGCGATGGCCTTCTTGAGGCGAGAGTACAGCACGATCTTTCTTATCCTGGCCATAGTCTTTATCATCATGGCCGCGGGAATCAGCGTCTATAGCGCCATTGCCTTTGTTATCGGAGCCGCGTGCTCGATTTCTGCTGGATATATCGGAATGCAGATCTCTACGCGGGCCAACACCCGGACCGCTCAGGCCGCGACCAAAGGATATAACGCTGCAATGGCAGTAGCATTTCCCGGTGGCGCAGTCATGGGCATGTCTGTAGTGGGCATTGGCCTCTTCGCCCTTTCCTTGGTTTACTACATATTCTCCAGTGTTTCCAGCATAGGCCCGATAAAGGCGACAGATATCGTGGCCGGGTTCAGCATGGGCGCGAGCTTCGTGGCTCTCTTTGCCCGTGTCGGCGGAGGGATTTACACCAAGGCCGCCGACGTCGGAGCTGACCTGGTAGGCAAGGTTGAAGCCGGAATCCCCGAAGATGATCCTCGTAACCCTGCCGTCATCGCAGACCTTGTAGGAGACAATGTGGGCGACGTGGCAGGGATGGGCGCCGACCTCTATGAGTCGTATGTCGGTTCGATCGTATCCAGTATGGTAATAGCTGCAGCCATATTCCCCGATATGGACGCGAAAGTGCGTGGCATCGTTTTCTCCCTCGGAATGGCCGCAGTTGGCGTCATCGCTTCTATCATAGGTACATTCTTTGTAAGGACGGGCGAAAAAGGCGACCCGGCCGGGGCTCTCCGCAAGGGAACATACGCTAGTTCCATCTTCATGATAGTTGGTTCCTTCCTCCTCAGCAAATACTATTACGGTAGCCTCGGCGTATTCTGGGCGGCAGTAGCAGGCCTTGTCGCCGGTGTCGTGACAGGACTTATTGCTGAGGTATACACATCCGGGAAGTCTGTCGAGAATCTTGCCAATATGTGTAAAACTGGCGCCGCCACTAATATCACCGGTGGCATGGCCCTCAGTATGAGAAGCACAGCCGTTCCCCTCATTTTCATCGCTGGCGCAACTATATTGTCCTATCATCTCGCCGGATTCTTCGGCATTGCCATCGCGGCCATTGGAATGCTTTCAATAGCTGGAATGACCGTTTCTGTTGACGCCTATGGACCTATCTCTGATAATGCTGGTGGCATAGCAGAGATGGCTCACCTTGGGAAGAACGTGAGAGAGATCACCGACTCCTTGGACGCTGCTGGTAACACCACCGCTGCAATCGCAAAAGGATTTGCCATCGGATCGGCTGCCCTGACCGCTCTGGCTCTATTCTTCGCATATATTCATGCAGCCGGACTCGAGGTCATGGATCTGCTTAATGCCTCTGTAGTGGCTGGTCTTTTCATTGGCGCCACAGTTCCATATATATTCGCCGCTGGAACGATGGAAGCTGTGGGACGCGCCGCATTCGGCGTCGTTGAAGAAGTCAGGAGGCAATTCCGCGAGATCAAGGGGCTTATGGAGGGGAAAGCGCGGGCTGACTATGCCAGGTGCGTGGACATCACTACCCGCGAGGCCTTACGTGAGATGGTAGTGCCTGGATTACTGGCAGTCGTGATTCCTCTCGTTGTGGGTATCATCCTTGGACCTCATGCCCTCGGAGGACTTCTTGCCGGAGCGCTGGCGGTTGGAGTTCCGCTAGCCATTCAGCTTGCCAATGCCGGTGGCGCCTGGGATAATGCCAAG is a window of Bacillota bacterium DNA encoding:
- the eno gene encoding phosphopyruvate hydratase, which translates into the protein MTTIVEVTGREILDSRGNPTVEVDVTLADGTVGRACVPSGASTGVHEALELRDKDEKRYLGKGVLKAVENINEIIAPEIVGMDATDQIGIDKELIELDGTPNKSKLGANAILGVSLACARAAANSLELPLFQYIGGINAKVLPVPMMNILNGGKHADNNVDIQEFMVVPAGAGSFAEALRMGAEVFHNLRAVVKKRGMGTAVGDEGGIAPNLESNEDALAVIVEAIEKAGYQPGKDAFIAIDVAASEMFKDGKYVFEGEGISRNADEMIEFYEGLVGKYPIISIEDPLSEDDWDGWKRLTDRLGKKIQIVGDDLFVTNTERIAQGIRSGVANSVLIKVNQIGSLTETLDAIEMAHRAGYTAVISHRSGETEDTTIADISVAVNAGQIKTGAPSRTDRVAKYNQLLRIEELLGDSAIYRGKKAFAVPGLL
- a CDS encoding sodium-translocating pyrophosphatase, which codes for MSQVLWTTLAGLIGILFVIYLATGVLKKDPGNPAMREISGAIHEGAMAFLRREYSTIFLILAIVFIIMAAGISVYSAIAFVIGAACSISAGYIGMQISTRANTRTAQAATKGYNAAMAVAFPGGAVMGMSVVGIGLFALSLVYYIFSSVSSIGPIKATDIVAGFSMGASFVALFARVGGGIYTKAADVGADLVGKVEAGIPEDDPRNPAVIADLVGDNVGDVAGMGADLYESYVGSIVSSMVIAAAIFPDMDAKVRGIVFSLGMAAVGVIASIIGTFFVRTGEKGDPAGALRKGTYASSIFMIVGSFLLSKYYYGSLGVFWAAVAGLVAGVVTGLIAEVYTSGKSVENLANMCKTGAATNITGGMALSMRSTAVPLIFIAGATILSYHLAGFFGIAIAAIGMLSIAGMTVSVDAYGPISDNAGGIAEMAHLGKNVREITDSLDAAGNTTAAIAKGFAIGSAALTALALFFAYIHAAGLEVMDLLNASVVAGLFIGATVPYIFAAGTMEAVGRAAFGVVEEVRRQFREIKGLMEGKARADYARCVDITTREALREMVVPGLLAVVIPLVVGIILGPHALGGLLAGALAVGVPLAIQLANAGGAWDNAKKFIEAGNLGGKGTPVHAAAVIGDTVGDPFKDTAGPAMNILIKLMTVVSLVFAPLIVSLHNGLLGLFG
- the rpoN gene encoding RNA polymerase factor sigma-54, which translates into the protein MRIGQELALKQIPKLVMTPELRQAITVLQLPIMDLRQYIEGQLLENPLLEIEDQEPSDISGEPEGLTESTDFSATPQDKDLDPQERQDDKSADIDWEQYFADSSDVGYRETFPSGFADKDDTSFENMATSPLSLHDHLMLQLRLACSGRDFTIGEFIIGNIDDDGYLRSGIEEIASMCGASPDQVIHVLRLIQSFEPSGVGARNIAECLLLQVRTLDLDPGLLRLAEAVIQGHLEDLAYGRYHKIAESLGISVQDAQKAGDLVRTLDPKPGREFGGTQGTNYIIPDVIIQRVGREYVVIVNDQAVPKLTLSATYRRLLRSPDEYGEVVSDFIKAKLNSAMWLLKSIERRRLTLQRVTECIVKFQRKFLEYGIEYLRPLTLREVADAVGVHESTVSRATSGKYAETPQGTFSFRFFFASGVSTALGDGAAAGSVKKRIKELIEQEDARNPLSDQDITDELRKAGVMISRRTVAKYREELGIPASSKRRRY
- the secG gene encoding preprotein translocase subunit SecG — protein: MRTALIVFQFIVSIALIAVVLMQSSKGEGLGSIGGGAQLFFSKNKGLDDLLSKVTSVVAVLFLLSSIILTIVV
- the gap gene encoding type I glyceraldehyde-3-phosphate dehydrogenase, which codes for MATKVGINGFGRIGRIVFRAAMGNPNLDIVAVNDLADPKTNAHLLKYDSVHGILNADVVAKDDALVVNGKEVKVLSEKDPAKLPWKDLGVEVVIESTGIFTDGTKAKAHLDAGAKKVIISAPAKNEDVTIVMGVNDGVYDPAKHNIISNASCTTNCLAPVAKVLHENFVIKKGLMTTVHSYTNDQRILDLVHKDLRRARAGAMSIIPTTTGAAKAVGLVLPELKGKLNGFAMRVPTPNVSVVDLVADVEKATSVEQVNATLRAAAQGPLKGIMDYTDEPLVSKDFNGNPHSSIVDGLSTMVIEGTLVKVIAWYDNEWGYSNRIVDLVSFIAKKGL
- a CDS encoding phosphoglycerate kinase yields the protein MRRRCIIVNKATVKDIPVAGKRVLVRVDFNVPMNEKQEITDDRRIRAAIPTIQYLVDLKAKVILVSHLGRPKGKPTPQFRMDPVAKRLSELLGRDVKKVDDVIGDVPARAIAEMKDGDVILLENVRFYKEEEANDEGFARKLADLADIFVNDAFGTAHRAHASTAGVAKFLPAVAGFLMQKEIETMGRALENPVRPFVAILGGAKVSDKIGVIKNLIGKVDTLIIGGGMAYTFLKAKGYEVGDSLLEADKIDLASSLMQMAEQRGIEFLLPVDVVVADRFAPDANAKIVKSSQIPKGWQGVDIGPETVDAFKEAIKGAGTVIWNGPMGVFEMERFAVGTREIAEALAKSGAITIVGGGDSAAAIEQMGYADKMTHVSTGGGASLEFLEGLELPGVAVLQDRK
- the whiA gene encoding DNA-binding protein WhiA, giving the protein MEGMRVQFSLDVRHELSRILPDRRCCRLAEMSAILRGAGSLVVSGSGGLFLVIALNDAAVARKMVRLIKGALGVEPEIAAEKSPTGRRIRRYVIRIAVETGMRTMLRRLGIEKQISGSRPLMKSGLLRNKCCRRAYLRGVFLACGYVADPERGYHLEMTIFSDRYAEEIRALLASLDLEAGSSVRGGLHVVYLKGSEAIFELLAMMGAHNSALRLQSVRVDRSIRNDVNRLVNCDTGNVSRIVESAMKQVEAIKLIQEHIGLGKLKPALKEIAQLRLMYPESSLNELVELLGRKISKSGVEHRLRRILQLAEKLKHDATGHSEVGEAGDAGASMDCGSRP
- a CDS encoding triose-phosphate isomerase, with protein sequence MSGRRRIIAGNWKMYKTVPEALELINGLKPLVADIVDTEVVVCPPFTALYPVRDALSGSNIGLGAQDVFWEKEGAYTGEIAVAMLKDVGCSYCIVGHSERRKYFGETDEMVNKKARALLDAGIKPIICVGETLEEREAGNTESVITRQVRGALAGFSPDDGKSIVFAYEPVWAIGTGHSADGKEANRVIRLIRDTAAEILGGAVAQGIRIQYGGSVKPENIAEFLGQPEIDGALVGGASLKASLFAQIVKEGK